GCCTCGAGCACGTCGCGCGTCGTCCCCGATTCGACCACCTCCCCGTCGCGCATCACGAGCACGCGATCGGCGATGCGTCGCACGGCGGCGATGTCGTGGCTGATGAACACCACGGCGGTGCCCGCATCGGCGATCTCCCGCAGCAGGTCGAGGATGCGCGCCTGCACGGTGGCGTCGAGCGCGGTGGTCGGCTCGTCCGCGACGAGCACGGCGGGGTCGGCGGCGAGCGCCGAGGCGATCAGGGCGCGCTGGCGAAGGCCGCCCGAGAGCTCGTGGGGGTACTGCCGCGCGCGGCGCTCTCCGTCGGGCATCCAGACCCGGTGCAGCAGCTCCTGCACGCGGGACTGCAGGGCAGGCCGCCCGGAGACGAGCCGGTGGATGCGCAGCGGCTCGGCGATCTCGGACCCCACGCGCTGCAGCGGATCCAGCGAGACGAGGGCGTCCTGGGAGACCAGCCCGATGCGGCGCCCTCGAAGCGACCGCCACCCGCGTTCGCCCAGGCCTCGGGCATCCGTCCCGTCCACGACGAGCCGGGCCGCCCGCACGGTCGCCCCGGTCGGTGCGAGCCCGAGCAGGGCGCGGGCGGTGAGAGTCTTGCCGGCCCCGGACTCTCCCACGATCGCCACGCATTCACCGCGCGACACGGTCAGCGACACCCCGTCGACGACCGCAGACCCGCCGAAGTCGATGCGCAGCCCCTCCAGCTCCAACGCGGCCGTCACGATGCACGTCCGTCCGCGCGGTCTCGCAGCACCCGGCCGACCACGGTCGCCGAGATCACGGTGAGCGTGATCGCGATGCCGGGGAACACCGCGATCCACCACGCCTGGCCGAGCACGTTCCGCCCGCCTGCGAGCATCAGACCCCATTCGGGCGTGGGCTCCGACGGTCCGAGTCCGAGGAAGCTGAGTCCGGCGGCGGCGAGGATGCTCGAGCCGATGCCGATCGTGGCCAGCACGCTCAGCGACCCGAGCACACCGGGCATCACATGCCGGAGGAAGGCCGCAGCCGGCGGGACGCCGAGGATGCGCGCGGCCTCGACATGCTCGGCGCGACGGAGGGTGCTCGTCTGCACGCGAGCGAGGCGGATGTACACGGGCACGGCCGCGAGTGTCACCGCGATGGCGATGTTGACCGGTCCCGGTCCGAGGATCGCCACGACCACGAGCGCCACCAGGAACTCGGGGAACGCCATGAGCACGTCGTTGACCCGCATCAGCGCCGCATCGACGGCGCG
The sequence above is a segment of the Microbacterium sp. Root553 genome. Coding sequences within it:
- a CDS encoding ABC transporter permease → MTRVQTALVWAASAVLLVIAFAAVFPGVLATHDPLQTEVRAAMLAPSPAHLLGTDQSGRDVYSRLVYGTGRSVGIGMLATGIALAVGLLVGALAGLAPRAVDAALMRVNDVLMAFPEFLVALVVVAILGPGPVNIAIAVTLAAVPVYIRLARVQTSTLRRAEHVEAARILGVPPAAAFLRHVMPGVLGSLSVLATIGIGSSILAAAGLSFLGLGPSEPTPEWGLMLAGGRNVLGQAWWIAVFPGIAITLTVISATVVGRVLRDRADGRAS